The Ammospiza nelsoni isolate bAmmNel1 chromosome 20, bAmmNel1.pri, whole genome shotgun sequence genome contains the following window.
GAGACATTTGGAAGCGTCGCATCTGCAGGAAGGGGACAACAAAGGGTGCTTGCACGTGCTCACCAGTGCTGATGTTGATGTTGCCAGCCTCCATGGCTGCCTTCATGCCCTCCTTGGCCAGCAGCCCGGCCTCGCCCTTGGCCAGGCGCTCGcgctccttctcctccaggctcCCGTAGAAGATGGGCGCCCGCTTGGCCGGGGGAGCCTCGGCCTCCTCGGCTGCCTTGGCCTTGGGGGGCTGAGGGGAGAAACGGGGGGCACAGAGTGAGGGACAGagtgcacagacacacagagcatGGGGACAGACACGCAGCAAAcagcctgcctgtgccaggacaACAGGGCTGGGCAAAGACCTCTCAGAACCCCAGCTTGGCTTGGGTGGAAGGGCACtgaagcccatccagtgccacccctgccatggcagggacacctcccactgtcccaggtgctcccagccctgcccagcctggccttgggcactgccagggatggagcagccgcTGGACACTGAGGTTTTTGCCTGAAGGCCAAAGCACAAATGTAAAACCCAACATTAAATTGCTGGAATCAGGCAATGTTGGGCCCCTTTTATTTATCATCTGCAGAGGTATTTTTGGAGCAAGCTTTAGAACACggagcttttcctcctcctgcaccagcaCGGCCAGGAGCGATGCCatgccccagctccagctccctccccGGAATGCTGAGGAGTGAGCGGGGCCCGGCTCCGTCCCCCCGGAGAGGCCTCACACGAACCGCCCGAGCGAGCAACCAGGACTGGGCACAAGTGCGGGAAACACGGGAGCCTGCGGGCTCCTTTAGAGCTCCGCTGTCACCGGGGCACCGTAAACCCCGCACAGCATCAGCAGCCGCGATTCCCGCGGCCTCTCCCGCTCCTGCGGGCCCGGAGCCGCCCCCATCTCCCGGACACTCACCTCGgggggccgggccccgccgcgaGCCGCCGGTGCCCGCGCGGTGGCCATGGCGGGAGCGGGACCGGGAAAAGCCCAGGAAGGGATAAGAAGCCGGGAAGGGGAACGGGAACCAGAGAGCGGGAACGGGGCGAGACTCGCGGCGCTCGGGTTCCGGCGCCTCACGGCCACTTCCGGGTCACGCAAGGTATGCCGGGAACTGCATCGCTCTTTAAGGGATGAACACGCGAGGCACGCCGGGAGATGTAGTGCCCGCTGAGGGCAGGACGCGCGGGGCACGCCGGGAGTTGCAGTGCCCGCTAATGGTAGTACGCGCAGGGCACGGCGGGAAATGCAGTGACCGATAAGGGCGGTACGCGCGGGGCACGGCGGGAGATGCAGTGCCCGCTAATGGCGGTACGCGCGAGGCACGCCGGGAGATGCAGTGCCCGCTAATGGCAGTACGCGCGAGGCACGCCGGGAGATGTAGTGCCCGCTAATGGCAGTACGCGCGAGGCACGCCGGGAGATGTAGTGCCCGCTAATGGCAGTACGCGCGAGGCACGCCGGGAGATGTAGTGCCCGCTAATGGCAGTACGCGCGAGGCACGCCGGGAGATGCAGTGCCCGCTAATGGCAGTACGCGCGAGGCACGCCGGGAGATGTAGTGCCCACTGAGGGCGGTTCGCGCGGGGCACGCCGGGAGTTGTggcgggccgggcggggcccgCTGAGGGCGGGAGCGCTCGGTCGTGCCGCCGGTCGCGGTGCCGCCGGTCGCGATGCTCCGTCGGAAGCCGACGCGGCTGGAGCTGAAGCTGGACGACATCGAGGAGTTCGAGAGCGTCcggaaggagctggaggtgcgcgcggggccgggcgcggggggctcggcccgcccccggccctGACCGGCCCGTTCGCCCGCAGAGCCGCAGGAAGCAGCGCGACGAggccgaggcggcggcgggcggagAGGAGGCGGCGGCGATCGGAGCGCTGGGCACGGAGCACAAGAGCCGCGAGCAGCTCATCCATGAACGCATCGGGTACAAACCGCAGCCCAAGGCCGGCGGCCGCACCGCGCACTTCGGCACCTTCGAGTTCTgagcggggcagccccgggaacccccgggaccccccggcagccccggtACCCCCGGGaacccccggcagccccgggaccccccggcagccccgggaccccccggcagccccggccctcTCAGCCGGGCGGGCCGCGCCGGGCGGGCCTCGCTGTCTCCTCTCCGAGCtgttacatttttgttttttaagtttggTTAACACGGCCGTGAACGCCCCTTTGCCgagtgttttgttttaaataaacacttattttttataataaagTGATGATAATCCCACGAGCTGCTGTAAACAGCTGCAGTGACCGGTGGGGGTGGGAACACCCGGACCCCCCGTTCCGTGCTGTGAGCAGGGGGATGAAACACCCCGGGAGGATCCTCTGGGAAAGTGATCTGGTGATCTTAAAGCAGACTGGAGTGGCCACCTGAACCTTCCGAGAGAATCAATCTTATTATTTAATGTTAGATCTAGCAAACCCACAGGtttctcttgcttttctttctccccctCCATTTTTCTAGTAATTTGTATTTCACAGAGCTCACCTATGAGCTGGGTCATAGAATTGTTTGCAACAGCATTTGGAAGTGTCTGAAAGGAGATCTCGATTTTAGAActcatttcttctccttttcctttccttctgttcTTTCCTCTCTATTCTGCTAAATGCAtcagaaaaatgtaaagaaCTCTTGAAAATGCAATCTTTAAATGATAACAAACACCAGCTTTTCAAGTTGCTTTCAGTTTCATCCACATGTCTGCTCACATTAGGCTCATGTGGGtagcacacacatacacaaaattCCCATcaataatttttaatcttttgaaTCCTCTCTCAATCCTCTATCATTTTGGGAAGTTTGTCAAATCTGTTTTAGCTCAAAGTTGTTTGTATTTACATGGCAATCTGGCTGTtgctatttgtattttttttactaCTTTTGAGGCAAATCCTTTTGCTGAAATATCAAAATACTGGGGTTGAAATAGTTATTTGCCCATAACCAGCAAGCTTTATTTCAGTCAAATCACAAGGGAAACAGACACAACAGACACCCTACCCTGGTGGCCCCACTGAGGAGAAGGTTCTGGAAGTGTCTGGTGAGTGTTTTGGGATAAAGgtgccacagctctgggtgccagaTCCCAAATacatcccagagctgcttcaTTCAGTCAGTGTCACCtgggccctgggcagggagtgCCTGCAGGCCTGGATCACGGGCTGGCCTCATGGATGGGTCTGAGAGCCCAGATCCTCTGACCGAGCAGCTTTTCCTTTACACTTCCCTGCTCCACCTccatccagctctgccccagctgccctggTTTGGCACCCCTGCAGTGGAGCTCAGGGCTCTTTGCTGCTTGGAGCAAAGGCCACCAAACAGTTCCTTGTGGCTGGTGGCACCTGGAAACACCAAGGGCACGTGGATTTCTTCAGCAGGTCCTTGGATTTACCctcctgaggtgctgagcagGGTGAGGTCAGATTTGATTTAGGTTTTGATTTGATTTAGGTGAGTTTTGGGGCAGAGCCCACTCAGGAGGGGTCTGGCACACACTGGGGTGAGTTGAAGGAAGCAACTTAAAATCCTGAGCAGTTTCTTGGTGCTCAGGaatctgctccctgcagcctgggccaggagcagggcaggctgccacagccctgggcctgAATTCAGGAGCTGGAGGCTCCCCTGCCCCTGGCCAGGGCTGTTTCCAACCATCTCCAGCACAATGACCAGGGCTGGTTTTTCAGCATTCCTCCAAAGCAGACTTCAGTTAAATGCAGGCTTCCTGTGTTGTAGGTGCATCAAATTCCAGGTCAGGCTGGGGAAATGTACAGAACTCCAAACTTTTCCAACTGGAaggagccccaggctggcctAGCAAAAAGCTGCATTCTGTCTAACACCAATACACTGatcaggggctgctctgctgggctgccatTCCAGCTCTCAGAGGACACCTCAGAGGTTGTTACAGCTCCATAAACTCCTCTCCAGGGCAGGCAGATCTGGGAGGCACCAATTCCTcttcccatccctccccacaAAGTGTGACTGAGCTGGAACAAAGATTTCTCAGTGAATCCCCattgcagcagctccagggagctggggaggcccaggggatgctgctgctcacccACCCCCAGCACCTGAACAGgagctctgggccctgctgctccctcccagggTTGCACCAAGGACTgttcccaaaacacagccccaccagAGTAAAATGCAATCTATTTTATTGGTTAATTATGTACAGGAGATTTTTGATATTCACAGTAACATCAGACAAGTTACCGCCACAAAGagcaagaataaaaacaaacctgacAGTCCACTGTAAACAAAACTAGAAATCCTGCTGGATTGGGTGGGACTGGCTCCAGACAAACTCAAAAGGCACTCAAAGAAAAGCAACGAAAGCCCTCTGAGGGACCGggccagctgctctgagctccctcctcGGTGACACTGCgtgtgcagggcacagagacGGGCACAGGGTGTCACCCCCGAGCAGGACAGACACCCGAGCAGGACACGGGGGTCATCCTTGGAGCCCTCCCCGTGCTGCCAGGACAAACCTGAACTCAGccgaggggctggggctgtcccagagctgccgATCCCGCCAGAGGGAGCTCAGGCTTTGCTCAGGTTTTGCTCAGGCTTTGCTCAGGCTTTGCTCAGGCTTCGCTCAGGTTTtgctcaggctgtgccacagcacGCAGCAGCCCGGCTGAGGACACACCGTGCTGCCATGGTGGCAGGggaggctgggacagaggaggcCGATGGCTGCTCTGGATTGTCACACTGAACTGGGAAagcacagccatggcaggaggagcagcccttccccagctgagccccaggagctcggagcagaggggacacagcacaggggacacagcacaggggacacagcctcggcacaggggacacagcacaggggacacagcctCAGCACaaggggacacagcacaggggacacagcacaggggacacagcctCAGCACAAGGGACACAGCCTCACCTGCCCTCCTCAGCCACCTCCCCTCTCACCTTCCCAAACCTCCCCTCGTgcaggctgtgggagcagctggggcaccTGAGAGCCTcgtgccctgccagggcagtgtcccctccctgggcatGCTGCAGAAAGCTCTGTGCCCCCTCTGGGGACAGCACGGGCAGAGAGAAGCTCATTCTGGGGGAAACAATTCCAGGGCACAGGTGGTACAAACAGAAAAGCTTAACAAGAACCAGAATGACACTGAAGAGCCACAGCCTGATCTCCAAATCATCCCTCAGAGAATTCAAGTCTGGCCACTTGGATACACAGAAAAGTGGCTAAAAGGTGACAGCAAGATCAGGCCAAGCAGCTTCTCTTCCAAAGAAAGACACAGCAAGAGGTATATGAGGTGACCAGTGCCACCACACAGCCACTCCTCACTCCAGCCTGTCATTGTGATGGCAACAATTGCAGCCCCTTCCAGAAAAACCAagggcagcagtggcagtgtcACCCTGAGCTCCTCCAGGGGTGCAAACCTCCCCCATCAACCACCATCTCCAGCTTTTAACAGCTCCAGTTCTCTCTGACCAACACTCAGATTTCCTCTCAGTTCCAGAAGCAGTGGGAAGGGATTGTCCATTTTCTCTGTCCAACACTAACATTCCTCCCAgctttccagggatggggagggtgAGGTTTCCCCTCCATGGCAGCCTGGAGGGCACAGCAAAGTTTTACCTTTGTGACAGGTGCAGAGAGGGCACAGGAGGCTCTGTCACAGACAGAATCCCTTCAAAGATCAGACTGGGGAAGGAAGCACTTTAGCACTTTTCCTGTCCCTCAGCAGGAGGTGGCTAGAACTTTTCCATGAAAAGAACTTTGCCTCTCTCACTCAGATGTGAATTTGCTACAGAAAGCAGCTACATAGGAACCGAAGCCTGCTTTTAACTCAGTTCCTTTTATTCTCTAGTTGCACTGTCCAGAGCAAACAAGATGTCCAAACAAACACTTGGCATCAGCCCAGGAGGGCTCTCAGGAGGTGCAGCTCAAGCCCTGGTAGCAGCACTTGTGATTTCCTTACAGAGtgtgggctctgggcagggacagcagcaccagcaccacgGAGCACCAGGTACACAGGGATGATGGCCTCACCCTCTAAGGCTCAGGGGCTAAAAAATCATTCCAAGATCAATTTTcctcacacagctgctgccacaagtcaccagcagcatcttcaggggaaaaaacccttccTGTGTGTGCCCAGAGGCTTTATCCAGCAGGGTTCCCTGTTCTCATGGCCTTTCCCAGACACCAGTCCCAGCCTGACAGCGCTGCCTGTTCTCAGTgcccttcccaaattcccactGTCTTCCCTTCCAGCCAGTTCCAGGCACAAACTGGGCAATCTGGGCAGAGGGAAGACTCCAGCTTTCACCAccacctccagctctgcacaagCTTTTTAACATCCAGGTGCTAAACCAGGGCTGCTCCCCAAGCCTGGCCTGGCAGGAGGGTGGTTCTGCCCCctcacagcctgggcacagcccacagccctgACTGAGTTCCCTCACTGCACTGAGATCCTGCACATCCAGCATGGGCACACTGTGATTATCCAGATAAAGAGGAGCCATCTGGGTCAGGAATAGTTTTTGATTGGCCCACACTGCTCCAAATTTCACCTGAGAAGACGCTGAAAGCTGTTGTAGTCCtgtattttccttctcctcttccccagatCTCTCCTTTACAGGAATGTGGTTGTTTTCCCTCTTCACCTCCAGCCAGGAATACCCTCCAGCCATTTTCACTTTAGTGTCATGAAATCATTATTTAGCTCTTGCCTCATTCACAGAACCAGTTCTAGTAACCCAAAGCTTGGCCCTAGTTCCATCCAGGTGCAGCTCCACATGAAGTACCTGTGGCTTCAATGCTTTATTGGGAATCTTTCTGCCCTGTAAATACAGAACCATTATCTGTTCCATAATTGGCAAGGGAAAGCAGCCCAACTCAAGTGTTCTCCCTGGGGGCTGAGTAAAGCTGCTGGATACATCAGATTGACAGCACTCATCATCTCTGGTGGGCTTGGAGGGCAATTTCATCCAATCCCTGAAGCATACAGCTCACATCCTTGGGTCAAAGTCCTCCCTTGCCAGGACACACCTGAATGTGTCTGATGTGCAGCACCAAATCTTCCTCTGAGGCTGAGTCCTACAGCAAAAGGTGTCATTGGCCCCAAAAGCCACAATGCCAGGGCAATCTCTTCCCCTGGCATTATGTacacattgaaaaaaaatcaaaattaaaacagCCATTCACACATTATTGGCAACTGATCTTTTCCTACTGTTCATTAAACCCTCACTGATGAGCatttacaatttaaaaataaaatggttttgttttccttttaaaataatttctacagTTCTGTCAGCCAACTAATTTCAATCACAGCATAATCTAAGAATAAAGCAAATCCTGGCCAGGAATGGCTGCCATGGACTCTCAGGAGCCAAGgggagcagcgtgtcccagctcCTCACATCCCTGCACCCCTCCAGGAACCTGTAGTGAACTCCAGTTGATTTTCTTTATCATGATTCTCTTGGCAGCTTAGGAATGCTCCAGTCCTCGTGTGGCTGcactggcagggagcagaggggtgGAGAGGCACCCCCAGTGCTAGTGGCAGTGCTCTGTGATGTCCACCACCACTGCCTTCTTCCAGCTGAAGAAGAAGTACCCGGTGCCCGCTCCGGCGGCCACGGCGATGCACAGGTACCCGTTGTAGGTCATGAAGATGAGCATGAGGAAGTAGCTGACCACCACCTGGATGATGTGCAGCACAGTCTGCAGCAGGTGGGGCAAGCTCagcatctgctgcctgggaacacaaacccaaacaagtcagcaaaagGAACAGGTGGGAAATGCTCATCCCCAAAGAGAAAGCGGCCAGGGCAGCAAGGAGGGTGTGGGGTGGCACAGAAGGTGAcaccagcctgggcagggactcctggcacctggagctgtgGTTTTCCATGCAGCTTGCTGGGAGGACACATTTTTAGCTGAGAAATAGTTTGCCAAGCTTCTTTTACTCCCCCACCCCATTCAAAAGCTGACTGGCTCCTGTGCTGCACACAACTACCTGTCAACAAAAGGACTCTGAGCGTTTTCTGTCAGAGTCACTGGATGTAACATCCAAACTTCCTCAGAACTCCCCCAGATGTGTTCACTACAAAAACCCCAAGCCCATCTGGCTCCTTgctgctttcttcctttttcccccatcCTTGAGGGTGCCCAGGTGTCCCTCATCCTCCAGAGCCACGCAGCACCCCAGTCTGGAGCCAGGACGCTCTCCAGAGATCAAAACTGGCTGCACAAAGTTCCTTCTGTGCCagttccagctgcagagctctgctttaGGATGAAGTGCAGCCCTTACCCCACAGTTTTGTGTGTCTCCATCAGGATGGTGCCATTGGGGCCGGGCACTGGCATGGAGTTGTAGCGGATGCTGACTTGGGATTTCCGGAGCAGACACTCCCGGGCGATCTTCAGCCCTTCATAAAACATGGCCAGGAAGAAGACAGCCACAAAAGCACCAGCCATTTCTGACAAGAGAGGAAACACCATTGTCTCTGGGCAGGAgaatggcagcagagccactgTGTGATTGAACTGTGCTGCACAGGCCATGGCCAGGCTCCGTGTGCATGCACAGATaggagggaaatgggaatttcatCCACACTCTCACTGCAAAAGCAGCAATCACTTTTGCTAATAAAACCAAATTCTTGAACtctaaaaatttttctttcaccCCACAGATGTCATTTAGACCAGATTCAACACAGCATGTCCACAGAATTTTAGCACAAGTAACAAAGTAATTCCTGAAACGTTGATCCTGAAACACCAACTGCAAACCTTTTGTTGGCTGCACAAGACAGTGTTACTAACCTCCAGGAGAATTGATTGTAAGTCCAGAGAACAGCAATGGCACATTCTCACAGCTGAAGTGGAAAGTCATGGCCTGCCCAAAACACAAAGAACACCAAGATGAGCGTGAAGAGCTCATCCCAAGGAGCTCAAGCAAGGTGTGGCAATGGGGTTTGTATCAGAACAAGAACtcagatttgt
Protein-coding sequences here:
- the CDC26 gene encoding anaphase-promoting complex subunit CDC26, giving the protein MLRRKPTRLELKLDDIEEFESVRKELESRRKQRDEAEAAAGGEEAAAIGALGTEHKSREQLIHERIGYKPQPKAGGRTAHFGTFEF
- the SLC31A1 gene encoding high affinity copper uptake protein 1 produces the protein MSHHMNSSTLPTSHPPEHQHPTSTASGHGGHNMMMMAMTFHFSCENVPLLFSGLTINSPGEMAGAFVAVFFLAMFYEGLKIARECLLRKSQVSIRYNSMPVPGPNGTILMETHKTVGQQMLSLPHLLQTVLHIIQVVVSYFLMLIFMTYNGYLCIAVAAGAGTGYFFFSWKKAVVVDITEHCH